A genome region from Streptomyces sp. S4.7 includes the following:
- a CDS encoding ABC transporter ATP-binding protein — protein sequence MNESPHEGVSAAQRQTARAPEAVERPEYVLEARDVSKHFTVRGPLGRTSVVRAVEDATVSLKPGQILVLVGESGSGKSTLARMLARFHEPTRGEILLRGEPIGGSRRAQRAYHSEVQLIFQDPFGSLNPLHRVRYNLDRALRLHQPRLTAAGREQRMTELLERVSLAPAAEIAAKFPHELSGGQRQRVVIARALAVEPKVLLGDEPISMLDVSIRLEMLNLLQRLRTEDGLALLYITHDIAGARYLCDEIAVMYAGQMVESGPKEEVIAAPQHPYTKLLIESSPDPERGVGDRDQLFAGADELGEPPSLIDPPTGCRFHPRCPFAMRECAVEAPPRTELGGGHWAKCWLHAKGRAGELAETTHAAATAARRETLQGAS from the coding sequence GTGAACGAGTCCCCACACGAGGGAGTGTCCGCCGCGCAGCGGCAGACGGCCCGTGCGCCCGAGGCGGTGGAGCGACCGGAGTACGTCCTGGAGGCGCGCGACGTCTCCAAGCACTTCACCGTCCGAGGTCCGCTCGGCCGTACCTCCGTCGTCCGCGCCGTCGAGGACGCGACCGTCTCCCTGAAACCGGGTCAGATTCTGGTACTGGTCGGGGAGAGCGGCAGCGGCAAGAGCACCCTCGCCCGGATGCTGGCCCGCTTCCACGAACCGACGCGGGGAGAGATCCTGCTGCGTGGTGAGCCCATCGGCGGCAGCCGGCGGGCCCAGCGCGCCTACCACTCCGAGGTCCAGCTGATCTTCCAGGACCCCTTCGGATCCCTGAACCCGCTGCACCGCGTCCGCTACAACCTCGACCGCGCGCTGCGCCTGCACCAGCCGCGACTCACCGCCGCCGGGCGCGAACAGCGCATGACGGAGCTGCTGGAGCGGGTCAGTCTCGCCCCGGCCGCGGAGATCGCGGCGAAGTTCCCGCACGAGCTCTCCGGCGGGCAGCGCCAGCGCGTGGTGATCGCCCGTGCGCTCGCCGTGGAGCCCAAGGTCCTGCTCGGCGACGAACCGATCTCCATGCTGGACGTGTCGATCCGGCTGGAGATGCTCAACCTGCTCCAGCGGCTGCGCACCGAGGACGGCCTGGCGCTGCTCTACATCACGCACGACATCGCCGGCGCCCGGTACCTCTGCGACGAGATCGCCGTGATGTACGCGGGTCAGATGGTGGAGTCCGGTCCGAAGGAGGAGGTGATCGCCGCGCCGCAGCACCCGTACACCAAACTGCTCATAGAGTCCTCGCCGGACCCCGAGCGCGGCGTGGGGGACCGCGACCAGCTCTTCGCCGGGGCCGACGAACTGGGCGAGCCGCCCAGTCTGATCGACCCGCCGACGGGTTGCCGGTTCCACCCCCGCTGCCCGTTCGCGATGCGGGAGTGCGCCGTCGAGGCCCCGCCGCGCACGGAGTTGGGCGGCGGACACTGGGCGAAGTGCTGGCTGCACGCCAAGGGCCGGGCCGGGGAACTCGCCGAGACCACACATGCCGCGGCGACCGCCGCCCGGCGGGAGACGCTCCAGGGGGCATCATGA
- a CDS encoding LacI family DNA-binding transcriptional regulator yields MTARRRGKAPSQADVARLAGVSQSAVSRVISGNAATARIPEETRQRVFEAVRELGYVANPAARAMRNQRNDLLGVHTFERVFPRASEDFYFEFLLGIEERAEETGFDLVLFTSTGSGGDGERKIYRNGTNRLNLADGSILLGVSTDRGELARLWYEGYPFVHIGRREVPGAEIPQIVPDYRSASGQIVQRLAEHGHRRLGYVREWMEMEPYEDRRVGYAETVVRLGLTDTSPGVLGRDGIEEPWLDEVARGAVTAIVVESVRLAESLRERLAARGRKIPDDVSVAVLEAAPADLSGQWDSLVIPRVEIGRMAVDRLQDMLADPEQRTGSLLVPCPLVLGTTIATVSE; encoded by the coding sequence ATGACAGCGCGACGGCGCGGCAAGGCACCCAGCCAGGCGGACGTGGCACGGCTGGCCGGGGTGTCCCAGTCGGCGGTGTCCCGCGTGATCAGCGGGAACGCGGCGACCGCGCGGATCCCCGAGGAGACCAGGCAGCGGGTCTTCGAGGCGGTGCGCGAGCTGGGGTACGTCGCCAACCCGGCGGCACGCGCGATGCGTAACCAGCGCAACGACCTGCTGGGCGTGCACACCTTCGAGCGCGTCTTCCCGCGCGCCAGCGAGGACTTCTACTTCGAGTTCCTGCTCGGAATCGAGGAGCGGGCCGAGGAGACCGGCTTCGACCTGGTGCTGTTCACCTCGACCGGGTCCGGTGGCGACGGCGAGCGCAAGATCTACCGAAACGGCACCAATCGCCTCAACCTGGCCGACGGCAGCATCCTGCTCGGCGTCTCCACCGACCGCGGCGAGCTGGCCCGGCTCTGGTACGAGGGGTATCCCTTCGTCCACATCGGCCGCCGCGAGGTGCCCGGCGCGGAGATCCCGCAGATCGTCCCCGACTACCGGTCGGCGAGCGGACAGATCGTCCAACGGCTCGCGGAGCACGGTCACCGGCGGCTCGGCTACGTGCGCGAGTGGATGGAGATGGAGCCGTACGAAGACCGCCGCGTCGGCTACGCGGAGACCGTCGTACGGCTCGGGCTGACCGACACCTCCCCGGGTGTTCTCGGCCGCGACGGCATCGAGGAGCCATGGCTGGACGAGGTGGCGCGTGGCGCGGTGACCGCGATCGTGGTGGAGAGCGTGAGACTCGCGGAGAGCCTGCGTGAGCGACTGGCCGCCCGTGGACGGAAGATCCCCGACGACGTGTCCGTCGCCGTGCTGGAGGCGGCGCCGGCCGATCTCTCCGGACAGTGGGACTCACTCGTGATTCCCCGCGTCGAGATCGGCCGCATGGCCGTCGACCGGCTCCAGGACATGCTCGCCGACCCCGAGCAGCGGACCGGGAGCTTGCTGGTGCCGTGTCCGCTCGTCCTCGGCACCACCATCGCGACCGTGAGCGAGTAG
- a CDS encoding FAD-dependent oxidoreductase, with product MTEIRTELLVVGGGLGGVAAALTAARLGRTVVLTEATDWLGGQLTAQAVPPDEHPWIEGSACPPGYAELRRRVSDYYRRNYPLGPRAARDPLLDPGLGVVSRMCHEPRVAVAVIEEMLAPWRSAGAITVLTGYAPVAAHTDGDRIAAVTLAGGHDGREVTVHASYVADATELGDLLELAGVEHVIGAEGRDETGEPHAPETADPLDQQAVSWCFALDHRPGENHVIDRPASYDHWRTTVAPFWPGPQLSFTDIVPITLEQRTWALMGADREAGEHFDLWQFRRVLAREAFAPGAFASDVTVVNWPQIDYWEAPLLGVDEAARQAALAAGRELSLSFLHWLQTEAPRPDGGTGWPGLRLRPDVTGTADGLAKAPYIRESRRIKAELTVVEQHVGVEARPPGAGSEVFPDSVGLGSYRIDLHPSTGGRTYIDIESYPFQIPLGALIPVRVDNLLPANKNIGTTHITNGCYRLHPVEWAIGEAVGALAGFCLERALPPRKVRSDQTQLADYQRLLSQSLGIRLAWPEEIRSRPHHY from the coding sequence ATGACAGAGATACGAACCGAGCTCCTCGTCGTCGGCGGCGGACTGGGTGGCGTGGCCGCAGCGCTCACCGCCGCCCGGCTCGGCCGGACGGTGGTGCTCACCGAGGCCACCGACTGGCTCGGCGGACAGCTCACCGCCCAGGCCGTGCCACCCGACGAGCATCCCTGGATCGAGGGCTCCGCCTGCCCGCCCGGCTACGCCGAACTGCGCCGGCGCGTAAGCGACTACTACCGCCGCAACTATCCCCTCGGACCGCGGGCCGCGCGGGACCCGCTGCTCGATCCCGGGCTCGGCGTCGTGAGCCGGATGTGCCACGAGCCGCGCGTGGCCGTCGCCGTCATCGAGGAGATGCTCGCGCCCTGGCGCTCCGCCGGTGCGATCACCGTCCTCACGGGTTACGCACCCGTCGCCGCGCACACCGACGGCGACCGCATCGCGGCGGTCACGCTCGCCGGCGGACACGACGGACGCGAAGTCACCGTCCACGCCTCCTACGTCGCCGACGCCACCGAGCTGGGCGACCTGCTGGAACTGGCCGGTGTGGAGCACGTCATCGGCGCCGAGGGCCGCGACGAGACCGGGGAACCGCACGCGCCCGAGACCGCCGATCCGCTCGACCAGCAGGCCGTGTCCTGGTGTTTCGCCCTCGACCACCGCCCCGGTGAGAACCATGTGATCGACCGCCCCGCCTCCTACGACCACTGGCGCACGACCGTGGCCCCGTTCTGGCCCGGCCCGCAGCTCTCCTTCACCGACATCGTCCCGATCACCCTCGAACAGCGCACCTGGGCGCTGATGGGGGCCGACCGGGAGGCCGGGGAGCACTTCGACCTGTGGCAGTTCCGCCGGGTCCTGGCGCGCGAGGCGTTCGCGCCCGGTGCCTTCGCCTCCGACGTCACCGTCGTCAACTGGCCGCAGATCGACTACTGGGAGGCGCCGCTGCTCGGTGTCGACGAGGCGGCCCGACAGGCGGCGCTCGCGGCGGGCCGGGAGCTGTCGCTGTCCTTCCTGCACTGGCTGCAGACCGAGGCGCCCCGCCCCGACGGCGGCACCGGCTGGCCGGGCCTGCGGCTGCGGCCCGATGTCACCGGCACCGCCGACGGCCTGGCCAAGGCGCCGTACATCCGCGAATCACGCCGTATCAAGGCCGAGTTGACCGTCGTCGAACAGCACGTGGGTGTCGAGGCCCGGCCGCCGGGAGCGGGAAGCGAGGTGTTTCCCGACAGCGTGGGACTCGGCAGCTACCGCATCGACCTGCACCCCAGCACCGGCGGCCGCACCTACATCGACATCGAGTCCTACCCCTTCCAGATCCCGCTGGGCGCCCTGATCCCGGTACGGGTCGACAACCTCCTGCCGGCCAACAAGAACATCGGCACCACACACATCACCAACGGGTGCTACCGGCTGCACCCGGTGGAGTGGGCCATCGGCGAGGCCGTGGGCGCCCTCGCGGGGTTCTGCCTCGAACGGGCCCTGCCGCCCCGCAAGGTGCGCTCGGACCAGACCCAACTGGCCGACTACCAGCGGCTGCTCAGCCAGTCCCTGGGCATCCGGCTGGCCTGGCCGGAGGAGATCCGCAGCCGGCCGCACCACTACTGA
- a CDS encoding glycoside hydrolase family 3 N-terminal domain-containing protein, with protein sequence MSGHAHESRVKELLDLMTVDEKLGQLQQLAWAWDTGPGGGGTESAETAAREGLLGSVLNAVGAESSNALQRIAVEESRLGIPLVFGLDVIHGFHTTFPIPLAQAAAFDPAVTEKDAEVSAREARSNGIHWTFSPMMDVTREPRWGRIAESAGEDPYLTTCYAVAKVRGYQGADLTASDRIAACAKHFVAYGGAEGGRDYNTVDVSEQRLRNLYLPPFRAAVEAGAATVMAGFNTVSGVPAHANPHTLTGILKEAWGFDGVVVSDWTGVQELIAHGGAANEAEAARRALTAGVDMEMVSTTFVDHGRELLAAGTLSAERLDDAVARVLRLKLRLGLFERPYVDESAALTGPTAETRAAAREVAGRCMVLLKNDDGVLPLDAAAPRSLAVVGPFADSGDLLGTWTLPGAPASAPVLRALREALPSASITHAVGVSPEGFDTTGIPEAVAAAEAADAVVLVVGEPPSLSGEAAVRGELGLPGAQERLIDAVTATGRPCVVVLVGGRPLTIGAWARSASAILMAWHPGIEAGPAVADVLTGAVNPGGKLPVTFPRAVGHIPLYHNHERTGRPYDPAAPEVKYVSRYLDIPDGPEFAFGHGLSYTTFVLGDPLPSRERIGAGELREGATVEVTVTVRNTGDREGEEVVQLYVQDPAATIAQPVRRLRGFRRVRLAAGEEREVRFTLGADDFGYWTNDPAGTFTVEPGEIHIHTGASSRTQARRTLLIT encoded by the coding sequence ATGAGTGGCCACGCCCACGAGTCCCGCGTCAAGGAACTCCTGGACCTGATGACCGTCGACGAGAAGCTCGGCCAGCTCCAGCAGCTCGCCTGGGCCTGGGACACCGGGCCGGGCGGCGGCGGCACCGAGTCGGCCGAGACCGCCGCCCGCGAGGGCCTGCTCGGCTCCGTACTCAACGCCGTCGGCGCCGAGTCGAGCAACGCGCTCCAGCGCATCGCCGTCGAGGAATCCCGGCTGGGCATCCCCCTGGTCTTCGGCCTGGACGTGATCCACGGCTTCCACACCACCTTCCCGATCCCGCTCGCCCAGGCCGCCGCGTTCGATCCGGCGGTGACCGAGAAGGACGCCGAGGTCTCCGCGCGCGAGGCCCGTTCCAACGGCATCCACTGGACGTTCTCCCCGATGATGGACGTCACCCGCGAGCCGCGGTGGGGCCGGATCGCCGAGAGCGCCGGTGAGGACCCGTATCTGACCACGTGCTACGCGGTGGCCAAGGTACGCGGCTACCAGGGCGCCGACCTGACCGCGTCCGACCGGATCGCCGCCTGCGCCAAGCACTTCGTGGCCTACGGCGGCGCGGAGGGCGGGCGCGACTACAACACCGTCGACGTTTCCGAGCAGCGGCTGCGCAATCTCTACCTGCCGCCGTTCCGGGCCGCCGTCGAGGCCGGTGCCGCCACCGTCATGGCGGGCTTCAACACCGTCAGCGGGGTCCCGGCACACGCCAACCCGCACACCCTGACCGGCATCCTCAAGGAGGCATGGGGCTTCGACGGGGTCGTCGTCAGCGACTGGACGGGTGTACAGGAGCTGATCGCGCACGGCGGCGCGGCGAACGAGGCCGAGGCGGCACGGCGGGCACTGACCGCCGGAGTGGACATGGAGATGGTGTCCACCACCTTCGTCGACCACGGCCGCGAACTGCTCGCCGCCGGGACCCTGAGCGCGGAGCGGCTGGACGACGCCGTGGCCAGGGTGCTGCGTCTCAAGCTGCGACTCGGCCTGTTCGAGCGCCCGTACGTCGACGAATCGGCGGCTCTCACCGGCCCGACCGCCGAGACGCGTGCGGCGGCCCGCGAGGTCGCAGGGCGCTGCATGGTCCTGCTGAAGAACGACGACGGCGTCCTGCCCCTCGACGCCGCTGCTCCGCGTTCGCTCGCCGTCGTCGGCCCGTTCGCCGACTCCGGTGATCTGCTGGGCACCTGGACCCTGCCCGGCGCGCCGGCATCGGCTCCCGTCCTGCGTGCTCTGCGCGAGGCACTGCCGTCCGCCTCCATCACCCATGCCGTCGGAGTGTCCCCGGAGGGGTTCGACACCACCGGCATCCCGGAGGCGGTGGCCGCGGCCGAGGCCGCCGACGCCGTCGTACTCGTGGTGGGCGAACCGCCCTCGCTCAGCGGCGAGGCGGCGGTACGTGGTGAACTCGGCCTGCCCGGCGCCCAGGAGCGGTTGATCGACGCGGTCACCGCGACCGGCAGGCCCTGCGTCGTGGTCCTCGTCGGCGGACGCCCGCTCACGATCGGCGCCTGGGCGCGGAGCGCGTCGGCGATCCTGATGGCCTGGCACCCGGGCATCGAGGCGGGGCCCGCCGTCGCGGACGTACTGACCGGGGCGGTCAACCCGGGCGGCAAACTGCCGGTGACCTTCCCCCGGGCCGTCGGCCACATCCCGCTCTACCACAACCACGAGCGGACCGGCCGCCCCTACGACCCGGCCGCACCCGAGGTGAAGTACGTGTCGAGGTATCTCGACATCCCCGACGGACCGGAGTTCGCCTTCGGCCACGGCCTGAGCTACACGACCTTCGTGCTGGGCGACCCGCTGCCGAGCCGGGAACGGATCGGGGCGGGGGAGCTGCGGGAGGGGGCGACCGTGGAGGTGACCGTCACGGTCCGCAACACCGGCGACCGCGAGGGTGAGGAGGTCGTCCAGCTCTACGTCCAGGATCCCGCCGCGACGATCGCCCAGCCCGTCCGCCGGCTGCGCGGCTTCCGCCGGGTCCGGCTGGCGGCGGGGGAGGAGCGGGAGGTCCGCTTCACCCTGGGGGCCGACGACTTCGGCTACTGGACCAACGACCCGGCGGGGACCTTCACCGTGGAGCCGGGCGAGATCCACATCCATACCGGCGCCAGTTCGCGGACACAGGCCCGGCGCACGCTCCTGATCACCTGA
- a CDS encoding right-handed parallel beta-helix repeat-containing protein, translating into MQILNNKLHGASVTSNAGPGIYGWGSGVNITNVRVEGNTVYNLGMAAQSTGAGLTANGWDGAVIQRNLVHDIGANVTSCGGASGIMTYTSNNVKIRHNEVYKVQPVPGYTAGCDWDGIDLDGGTTNSVVEYNYTHDNAGSGLLAYTSTAASRVWGPNTYRYNVSENDDWANAQGGLFDVVPNAPKKALSIYGNTFFTNKDQSANKRTGASACFMFGYAAGTWASGSQIKDNICYMANKGTYGKTGQLYYNPNGQTGMTLSNNLYYGTNTGGWRWGGTTHADFAAWKAAGLESGSVWGDPLFTSPGAGGVCSWSPTSGTGPQPCPQAYTLKSGSPASKAGTAVSGNGGVDYYGTAIPSTPNIGADAG; encoded by the coding sequence GTGCAGATCCTCAACAACAAACTGCACGGCGCCAGTGTGACCTCGAACGCCGGGCCGGGCATCTACGGCTGGGGCTCGGGGGTCAACATCACCAACGTCAGGGTCGAGGGCAACACCGTCTACAACCTCGGCATGGCGGCCCAGAGCACGGGAGCCGGGCTCACCGCGAACGGCTGGGACGGCGCGGTCATCCAGCGCAACCTGGTCCACGACATCGGTGCCAACGTGACCTCCTGCGGCGGCGCCAGCGGCATCATGACGTACACGTCGAACAACGTGAAGATCCGTCACAACGAGGTGTACAAGGTGCAGCCGGTCCCGGGCTACACGGCCGGGTGCGACTGGGACGGGATCGACCTCGACGGTGGCACCACGAACTCGGTGGTGGAGTACAACTACACGCACGACAACGCGGGCAGCGGTCTGCTCGCCTACACCTCGACCGCCGCCTCGCGGGTGTGGGGACCGAACACCTACCGCTACAACGTCTCGGAGAACGACGACTGGGCGAACGCCCAGGGCGGTCTGTTCGACGTCGTGCCCAACGCGCCGAAGAAGGCGCTGTCGATCTACGGCAACACCTTCTTCACCAACAAGGACCAGAGCGCGAACAAGAGGACGGGCGCCAGCGCCTGCTTCATGTTCGGCTACGCCGCCGGGACCTGGGCGAGCGGTTCGCAGATCAAGGACAACATCTGCTACATGGCCAACAAGGGCACCTACGGCAAGACCGGCCAGCTCTACTACAACCCGAACGGGCAGACCGGTATGACGCTGTCGAACAACCTGTACTACGGCACGAACACCGGCGGCTGGCGCTGGGGCGGCACGACCCACGCCGACTTCGCCGCGTGGAAGGCGGCCGGGCTGGAGTCCGGCTCGGTGTGGGGTGACCCCCTGTTCACCTCGCCCGGCGCCGGTGGCGTCTGCTCGTGGTCGCCGACCTCGGGCACGGGGCCGCAGCCCTGCCCGCAGGCGTACACCCTCAAGTCCGGTTCACCGGCGTCCAAGGCGGGCACGGCCGTGTCCGGCAACGGCGGCGTTGACTACTACGGGACGGCCATCCCGAGCACCCCGAACATCGGGGCCGACGCCGGATAG
- a CDS encoding SRPBCC family protein: MRSVTVSIDVPQSAEQVYDFLDVMAHHERFTDHYLTNWRYSGPGRGVGSGATVTAALGGTKADVTIEVVEAEPPRRIVERNISAAGRRQAHGTYDIEPLPAGGSRVSFTSAGPDDAHPSRPASGFGAVGVAGRCRPPVECGQGSIRRRPRCSGCSGWPSRSSQRRRCRTRPCPPWTPVNRT; the protein is encoded by the coding sequence ATGAGGTCTGTCACCGTATCGATCGACGTCCCGCAATCCGCCGAGCAGGTCTACGACTTCCTCGACGTCATGGCCCACCACGAGCGATTCACCGACCACTATCTGACCAACTGGCGCTACAGCGGCCCCGGTCGCGGCGTCGGTTCGGGAGCCACCGTCACCGCCGCGCTGGGCGGTACGAAGGCCGACGTCACCATCGAGGTCGTCGAGGCGGAGCCGCCCCGGCGGATCGTCGAGCGGAACATCAGCGCGGCGGGCCGGCGGCAGGCGCACGGCACCTACGACATCGAACCGCTGCCGGCCGGCGGGAGCCGGGTCTCGTTCACCTCCGCCGGGCCGGACGACGCGCACCCGTCGCGGCCGGCATCGGGCTTCGGCGCCGTGGGCGTCGCGGGCCGATGCCGGCCTCCGGTCGAGTGCGGTCAGGGGTCTATCCGGCGTCGGCCCCGATGTTCGGGGTGCTCGGGATGGCCGTCCCGTAGTAGTCAACGCCGCCGTTGCCGGACACGGCCGTGCCCGCCTTGGACGCCGGTGAACCGGACTTGA